A region from the Aphis gossypii isolate Hap1 chromosome 1, ASM2018417v2, whole genome shotgun sequence genome encodes:
- the LOC114121620 gene encoding CD63 antigen-like, whose translation MSICTFLGKYILYLFNLLCLISSVGILSIAFIINQKLYKWSNFISTDLITTPQILLAIGIGLFIISIIGLCGVLRDIGWLLTLFSVLLTIVLIGELILSGFVYQMRNEIKDYALNQMNHTISGYNKTGFEASTQTWNLIQADIECCGIYGPEDWKPVTANKLPTSCCYAIPLDGFCTYDESYKDGCFEKFESILQENSKIIIWAAIGFALIQLFAVFLACCRKCSLHKEYETV comes from the exons ATGTCTATCTGCACGTTTTTAGGCAAGTACATTTTGTACTTGTTCAATCTGCTGTGTCTC aTCTCCAGTGTTGGCATTTTGTCAATCGCCTTCATTATCAAtcaaaaactatacaaatgGTCAAATTTCATAAGCACAGATCTCATCACCACACCTCAAATATTGTTGGCTATTGGTATTGGACTGTTTATTATATCCATCATTGGTCTATGTGGTGTGCTGAGAGACATTGGATGGCTTTTGACACTG TTTTCCGTTCTGCTTACAATCGTCTTGATTGGAGAACTCATTTTATCTGGTTTTGTGTATCAAATGCGCAATGAAATCAAAGATTATGCATTGAATCAGATGAACCATACAATTTCTGGATACAATAAAACTGGTTTTGAAGCCTCCACACAAACTTGGAATTTGATACAGGCTgat attGAATGTTGTGGAATCTATGGACCAGAAGACTGGAAACCAGTTACAGCCAATAAATTGCCTACGTCTTGTTGCTATGCCATACCGCTAGACGGATTTTGCACATATGATGAATCATACAAAGATGGCTGCTTTGAAAAGTTTGAAAGTATTCTACaagaaaatagtaaaataataatatgggccGCAATTGGATTTGCTTTAATTCAG cttTTTGCTGTGTTTTTAGCATGTTGTCGCAAGTGTTCTTTACACAAAGAATATGAAACAgtgtaa
- the LOC114121625 gene encoding ubiquitin-conjugating enzyme E2-24 kDa — protein MSTTPTPRSPNNSGRRGVTATLPAVTAVQATPPSSPSIGGETTKEVKPNPKMSKSLSTSTKRIQKELAEITLDPPPNCSAGPKGDNVFEWVSTILGPPGSVYEGGVFFLDIHFTPEYPFKPPKVTFRTRIYHCNINSQGVICLDILKDNWSPALTISKVLLSICSLLTDCNPADPLVGSIATQYLQNREEHDRIARLWTKRYAT, from the exons ATGTCTACTACCCCTACCCCACGTAGTCCTAACAATTCTGGTCGCAGAGGTGTGACTGCGACATTGCCCGCAGTCACAGCCGTCCAAGCGACTCCACCGTCATCGCCATCCATAGGTGGCGAAACTACCAAGGAAGTGAAACCAAATCCAAAGATGTCTAAATCTCTTAGCACTTCGACTAAGAG GATTCAAAAAGAACTAGCTGAAATTACATTGGACCCTCCGCCCAATTGCAG tGCTGGACCAAAAGGAGATAATGTATTTGAATGGGTCAGCACAATTTTAGGCCCACCAGGTTCTGTGTATGAAGGAGGAGTTTTCTTTTTAGATATTCATTTCACACCAGAGTATCCATTTAAGCCTCCTAAA gtaaCATTTAGGACTCGCATATATCATTGCAATATTAACTCTCAGGGTGTAATTTGCTTGGATATACTTAAAGACAATTGGTCTCCTGCATTAACTATCTCTAAGGTGCTGTTATCAATTTGTTCCCTATTGACTGATTGTAATCCAG cggATCCCCTAGTCGGTAGTATTGCTACACAGTATCTACAAAACCGCGAAGAACATGACAGAATTGCTAGGCTGTGGACAAAACGGTATGCTACATGA